Part of the Geodermatophilus obscurus DSM 43160 genome is shown below.
CGAGCTGACCACCGCGCTGGCGGAGCTAATCGCCGAGGAGACGCAGGCCGAGCCGGGTGAGCTCGCGCCGTGGCTGGCCGCGCACGCGGTGCTCAGCCTGTACGCCGCGCTGCTGGAGCTGGCCCGCGACCGGGTGCTCGCCGGCGTCTCCGGCCCGGAGCTGTCCGCGGAGCTGCGCGCCCGCGGCGGGCGGGGTCTCGCGCTGCTGCAGTTCGGCCTCGCGGGTTACGCCAAGCGGCGGTGACGATGACCTCGCGGTCCTCCGGACCGCACCGCGGCCACGTGCCGTCCCCCGTTGAGCTGAGCCCACCCCGGCCCTCCTCGCAGGACCCTGCGGGCCCCACTCGTCGGACCGCCCCGCAGGGCGGCTCACCTCATGGCGCCGGGGTCAGACGGCGATCTGCAGGGCCCGCAGCAGCTGCGCGCCGCGGTCGCCGGGGATGTCCGCGTCCTGCGTGAAGAGCGCGACGGCGACCATGTACTCGTCCTCCCCCGCCCAGCCGCGGCCCTCGGCGACCAGCCGGCGGACGTGGTCGCGCACCTTCTGCTCGCTGCTGTACTCGCCGTAGTCCAGGCACATGGCGAGGAAGTTCACGACGCGGTACCCGAGGTCCTCCGCCGTCCGGACCGTCGTCTCCGGGTCGGCGTAGCTCGGCACCGCGGTGACCACGTTGCGGTAGCCGGCCTTGAGCAGCTGCAGCACCAGGTCGTTGCCGTACACCCCACCCCAGAGTTCGGGCATGCGGATGTCGCGGTCCGGCGCCGGGATGTAGGGCGGGTTGGCGATCACCGTGGACGCCGACGGCCCGGCCGCGGAGTCGGCGCGGTCGAAGAAGTCGCCGAACTCGACGGTGTAGCGGTCGGCGACCCCGCGGGCGGCGATGTTCTCCCGGGCCCGCTCGACCGACGGGGCGCTGATGTCGAAGCTGCGCACCCGCAGCTCCGGCAGGCCGGCCACCACGTCGGCGATGGCGGTGGCGTCACCGGTGCCGAGCTCGACGACGCCCTCGCGCGCCCAGCCCAGCTGCTCGCGGTAGTGCTGCAGCAGCATGCAGACGCTGAACCCGTAGTGCGCCGACTCGTCGGCGGAGGAGAAGCAGCTCACCGGGCGGCGCCGGTCAGCGCGGGGTGGGCGAGGGGCCGCGCGGCTGCGGCGGTGCGACGTCGGTAGGGCACGACCCGGCCCT
Proteins encoded:
- a CDS encoding methyltransferase, which encodes MSCFSSADESAHYGFSVCMLLQHYREQLGWAREGVVELGTGDATAIADVVAGLPELRVRSFDISAPSVERARENIAARGVADRYTVEFGDFFDRADSAAGPSASTVIANPPYIPAPDRDIRMPELWGGVYGNDLVLQLLKAGYRNVVTAVPSYADPETTVRTAEDLGYRVVNFLAMCLDYGEYSSEQKVRDHVRRLVAEGRGWAGEDEYMVAVALFTQDADIPGDRGAQLLRALQIAV